In one Antennarius striatus isolate MH-2024 chromosome 1, ASM4005453v1, whole genome shotgun sequence genomic region, the following are encoded:
- the slc12a1 gene encoding solute carrier family 12 member 1, protein MERFKPNGGEHVNAAYDPTLDQPPIYEDTDVSNGEHRTVRPSVASAFGHDTLDRLPNIDFYRNPGSMSGHRAVRPSLQELHEVFQKNGTISVPDTVEDDGEGSNGTPSYDLESAVPLDSNKGAVKFGWIRGVLVRCMLNIWGVMLFIRLSWIFGQAGWGLGIVVILLSCVVTTITGLSMSAICTNGVVRGGGAYYLISRSLGPEFGGSIGLIFAFANAVAVAMYVVGFAETVVELLKEENAIMVDEINDIRIIGCITVVLLLAISVAGMEWEAKAQIVLLIILLVAIVNVFVGTVIPATEEKKSKGFFNYNGKIFLENFPPDFRKGESFFSVFAIFFPAATGILAGANISGDLKDPQSAIPKGTLLAILITGVTYLAVAVCVSATMVRDATGNITDIINGTASCTGPAAAACELGYDFSSCAVEKCEYGSVNNNQVMTLVSGYGYLIVAGTFSATLSSALASLVSAPKVFQALCKDNIYKILHFFAKGHGKNNEPIRGYVLTFFISVGFILIGNLNTIAPIISNFFLASYALINFSCFHASYAKSPGWRPAYKYYNMWLSLLGALLCCAVMFVINWWAALLTYAIEILLYIYVTVKKPEVNWGSSTQAVTFVSAISNALSLSGVEDHVKNFRPQILALTGSPRSRPALLDLAHSFTKNYGLCLTSEIFEGPRSEALEEMNAGMEKNQSWLRKTKRKAFYTAVACDDFREGVLAQLQASGLGRMKPNTFMIGFKKNWRTASTEAVQNYVGMLHDAFDFEYGTVILRMDEGLDVSHLVEAEEEMIKAAKEEEALDNDMMSNGGKARGLFRKNRKSSQQVLTTRVSVCGPPPPHIAKMNEKLLEASAQFKKKQPKGTIDVWWLFDDGGLTLLLPHILTTRKKWKDSKLRIFIAGQPGRTELDKQEMKSLLQKFRIKCSDINVIDNIHVPPRSDSMKKLDDMIEPFRLHESKDSAQVEAIRQQPWKISDEELSTFEDKTNLQVRLNEVLQENSKSANLIIVSLPIARKESVSDFLYMAWLDILTKDLPPTVLIRGNHKSVLTFYS, encoded by the exons ATGGAGAGGTTTAAGCCCAACGGAGGAGAACATGTCAACGCAGCGTACGATCCCACTCTGGATCAGCCTCCTATCTATGAGGACACCGATGTCTCCAATGGGGAACACCGTACGGTACGACCCTCGGTAGCCAGTGCCTTCGGTCACGACACCCTGGACCGACTCCCCAACATCGACTTCTATCGTAATCCAGGCAGCATGAGTGGTCACCGGGCGGTTCGGCCATCCCTGCAGGAGCTCCATGAAGTGTTTCAGAAG AATGGCACCATCTCTGTGCCAGACACCGTGGAAGACGATGGCGAGGGGAGTAACGGGACCCCCTCTTACGATCTGGAGTCTGCCGTTCCCCTGGACAGCAACAAAGGAGCAGTAAAGTTTGGCTGGATAAGGGGTGTCCTG GTCAGATGCATGCTGAACATCTGGGGTGTCATGTTATTCATCCGTCTGTCCTGGATTTTTGGCCAGGCAGGCTGGG GTCTGGGGATTGTGGTTATTCTTCTCAGCTGTGTGGTCACCACCATCACTGGCCTCTCCATGTCTGCCATCTGCACAAACGGCGTGGTCAGAGGAG GAGGAGCATACTACTTGATATCTCGTAGTCTGGGGCCGGAATTTGGCGGATCCATCGGTCTAATTTTTGCCTTTGCCAATGCAGTGGCTGTAGCCATGTATGTTGTGGGATTTGCTGAGACAGTAGTGGAGTTGCTAAAG gaggAGAATGCAATCATGGTAGATGAGATAAATGACATTAGAATCATCGGATGCATCACAGTGGTGTTGCTTTTGGCCATATCTGTTGCTGGAATGGAATGGGAAGCCAAG GCACAGATTGTTCTGCTCATCATCTTGCTGGTGGCCatagtgaatgtttttgtaggaaCTGTCATTCCTGCAACCGAAGAGAAAAAATCCAAAGGTTTCTTTAATTATAATG GAAAAATCTTCTTAGAGAATTTTCCTCCGGATTTTCGAAAAGGGGagtcatttttttcagtgttcgCAATCTTCTTCCCTGCCGCGACCGGGATCCTGGCTGGAGCTAATATTTCGGGTGACTTGAAG GATCCCCAGTCAGCCATACCTAAAGGTACTTTGTTGGCCATCTTGATAACGGGTGTCACCTACCTAGCTGTGGCCGTCTGCGTTT CTGCTACTATGGTCCGTGACGCCACTGGAAATATAACTGACATTATTAATGGTACAGCATCATGTAcaggtccagcagcagctgcctgTGAGCTTGGCTACGATTTCTCCTCGTGTGCAGTAGAGAAATGTGAATATGGCTCAGTCAACAACAATCAG GTGATGACTTTGGTATCCGGGTACGGTTACCTCATCGTTGCTGGGACATTCTCGGCAACCCTGTCATCAGCTCTGGCATCACTCGTCAGTGCTCCCAAAGTCTTCCAG GCACTCTGTAAAGACAACATCTACAAGATCCTGCACTTCTTTGCCAAAGGACACGGCAAGAACAACGAGCCAATCCGCGGCTATGTCCTTACGTTCTTTATTTCTGTGGGCTTCATTCTCATTG gtaaTCTCAACACCATCGCTCCCATCATCTCAAACTTCTTCTTGGCTTCCTATGCTCTCATCAATTTCTCATGCTTCCATGCATCTTACGCCAAGTCTCCAG GTTGGAGACCGGCATATAAATACTACAACATGTGGCTGTCCCTGTTGGGTGCGTTGCTCTGCTGTGCCGTCATGTTTGTCATCAACTGGTGGGCTGCTCTGCTCACGTACGCCATTGAAATTCTCCTCTACATTTACGTCACTGTGAAGAAGCCAG AAGTGAACTGGGGTTCGTCTACGCAGGCGGTAACGTTTGTGAGTGCAATCAGCAACGCTCTGTCTCTGTCCGGGGTGGAGGATCACGTCAAGAACTTTAG ACCTCAAATCTTGGCGCTGACTGGTTCACCCCGAAGCAGACCAGCCCTCCTAGACCTGGCTCACTCCTTCACCAAGAACTACGGACTCTGTCTCACCTCTGAAATCTTTGAG GGCCCAAGATCAGAAGCCCTGGAAGAAATGAATGCTGGAATGGAGAAAAACCAAAGCTGGCTTAGGAAGACCAAACGTAAGGCCTTCTACACTGCTGTGGCCTGCGATGACTTCAGGGAAGGGGTCCTCGCCCAGCTGCAG GCCTCTGGTCTGGGCCGTATGAAGCCAAACACATTCATGATAGGCTTCAAGAAGAATTGGAGGACTGCAAGCACAGAGGCAGTGCAGAATTATGTGGGAATGCTGCA TGATGCATTTGACTTTGAGTATGGAACAGTGATTCTGAGGATGGATGAGGGGCTTGATGTGTCACACTTAGTTGAGGCAGAAG AAGAGATGATAAAGGCAGCAAAGGAGGAAGAGGCGCTGGACAATGACATGATGTCGAATGGAGGGAAGGCCAGAGGATTGTtcaggaagaacaggaagtctTCTCAGCAAGTGCTCACAACCAGAG tGTCAGTGTGCGGCCCTCCACCCCCACATATCGCCAAGATGAACGAGAAGCTGTTGGAGGCCAGTGCTCAGTTTAAGAAGAAACAGCCCAAAGGCACCATTGATGTGTGGTGGCTGTTTGATGATGGAG GTCTTACGCTGCTACTTCCCCACATCCTCACTACCAGGAAGAAGTGGAAAGACAGTAAATTAAGAATCTTCATCGCTGGGCAGCCCGGACGCACTGAGCTGGATAAACAGGA gATGAAGTCTCTGTTGCAGAAATTCAGAATCAAATGCTCTGACATCAACGTCATCGATAATATTCATGTCCCACCCCGCTCTGACAG CATGAAGAAGTTAGACGACATGATCGAGCCCTTCCGTCTGCATGAGTCTAAAGACTCTGCTCAGGTCGAAGCCATTCGACAACAACCCTGGAAAATCAGCGACGAAGAGCTGAGCACTTTTGAGGACAAG ACTAACCTCCAAGTACGACTGAATGAGGTCCTTCAGGAAAACTCCAAATCAGCCAACCTGATCATTGT GAGTTTGCCTATTGCTCGTAAGGAATCCGTGTCTGACTTCCTCTACATGGCCTGGCTAGACATTCTGACCAAAGACCTTCCCCCCACCGTGCTCATAAGAGGCAACCACAAGAGTGTGCTTACCTTCTACTCTTGA
- the ctxn2 gene encoding cortexin-2, whose protein sequence is MCSVHYNHSLAAMNGNDMMAHSLTLEQKTAFAFVGMLLVFLGLLIVRCFRILLDPYSSMPSSNWADGIEGLEKGTFEYALT, encoded by the coding sequence ATGTGTAGCGTCCACTACAACCACTCCCTTGCTGCCATGAACGGAAACGACATGATGGCGCACTCTCTGACTCTGGAGCAGAAGACGGCGTTTGCCTTCGTGGGGATGCTACTGGTGTTCCTGGGGCTGCTGATAGTGAGGTGTTTCAGGATCCTGTTGGACCCCTACAGCAGCATGCCCTCCTCAAACTGGGCCGACGGCATCGAGGGGCTGGAGAAAGGGACGTTTGAGTACGCCCTTACTTAA